Proteins from a genomic interval of Rhodococcus rhodochrous:
- a CDS encoding ABC transporter ATP-binding protein, whose amino-acid sequence MTDTHLPPAPAPGPVEHAAPRLVAEHISLGYGERLIVDDLDLSIPTGVVTTVIGPNGCGKSTLLRALSRLLKPRTGTVLLDGHDITTMRTREVARVLGMLPQAPVAPEGLTVADLVSRGRHPHQSWFRQWSSDDEDEVALALDRTGIADLADRPIDELSGGQRQRAWISMALAQGTDILLLDEPTTYLDLAHSVEVLDLVDRLHSELGRTVVMVLHDLNLAVRYSDHLVVMKDGRVVASGVPSEVISVELLREVFDLDASVIDDPVSDRPLIVPIGTRHVYGAAGGPHKG is encoded by the coding sequence ATGACCGACACCCATCTGCCCCCCGCCCCGGCCCCCGGCCCGGTCGAGCACGCGGCGCCGCGGCTGGTCGCCGAACACATCAGCCTCGGCTACGGCGAACGGCTCATCGTCGACGACCTGGACCTGTCCATCCCCACCGGGGTCGTCACCACCGTCATCGGCCCCAACGGCTGCGGCAAATCCACCCTGCTGCGCGCATTGAGCCGGCTGCTCAAACCCCGCACCGGCACCGTGCTGCTCGACGGGCACGACATCACCACCATGCGCACCCGCGAGGTCGCCCGGGTCCTCGGCATGCTGCCGCAGGCCCCCGTCGCCCCCGAAGGGCTCACCGTCGCCGATCTGGTCTCCCGCGGCCGGCATCCGCACCAGTCGTGGTTCCGGCAGTGGTCCTCCGACGACGAGGACGAGGTCGCCCTCGCCCTCGACCGCACCGGCATCGCCGACCTCGCCGACCGGCCCATCGACGAACTGTCCGGCGGGCAACGGCAACGCGCCTGGATCTCCATGGCGCTCGCGCAGGGCACCGACATCCTGCTGCTCGACGAACCGACCACCTATCTCGACCTGGCGCACTCGGTGGAGGTCCTCGACCTCGTCGACCGGCTGCACAGCGAACTCGGCCGCACCGTGGTGATGGTGCTGCACGACCTGAACCTGGCCGTGCGCTACAGCGACCATCTGGTGGTGATGAAGGACGGCCGCGTCGTCGCCTCCGGGGTGCCGTCGGAGGTGATCTCCGTGGAACTGCTGCGCGAAGTGTTCGATCTCGACGCCTCGGTCATCGACGATCCGGTGTCCGACCGGCCGCTGATCGTGCCCATCGGCACCCGCCACGTCTACGGCGCCGCCGGAGGTCCTCACAAGGGGTGA
- a CDS encoding BlaI/MecI/CopY family transcriptional regulator translates to MAALGELERAVMDHLWSTPEPQTVRQVHEALSARRNLAYTTVMTVLQRLAKKNLVIQQRDDRAHRYLPVHGRDELVASLMVDALDQADETAGRAAALVHFVGRVGADEAAALRAALAELEAQHGDDNTGHDTERAG, encoded by the coding sequence ATGGCAGCACTCGGCGAACTCGAACGCGCAGTGATGGATCACCTGTGGTCCACCCCCGAACCACAGACCGTCCGGCAGGTCCACGAAGCCCTCTCGGCTCGACGCAACCTCGCGTACACCACCGTCATGACGGTCCTGCAGCGCCTCGCCAAGAAGAACCTCGTCATCCAGCAACGCGACGACCGCGCCCACCGCTACCTGCCGGTGCACGGCCGCGACGAACTCGTCGCCAGCCTCATGGTCGACGCCCTCGACCAGGCCGACGAGACCGCCGGCCGCGCCGCTGCCCTCGTCCACTTCGTCGGCCGCGTCGGCGCCGACGAAGCCGCCGCCCTGCGCGCGGCGCTGGCCGAACTCGAAGCGCAACACGGCGACGACAACACCGGCCACGACACCGAGCGGGCCGGCTGA
- a CDS encoding M56 family metallopeptidase has protein sequence MNATTALFFGTTALLLAGPVPGLLARATWPHRNPRAALVLWQSVALAAVLSAFSCGLAIAARLLAPGADGRPTTGPLEEIDALGLPLWLTYVIVFALTVFIGARLTFSMLRVAVRTRRRRSRHRMLVDLLDRRESGAAVRHHPHVRILDTADPIAYCLPGLRHRVVLSEGTLDNLGDDELRAILRHEHSHLRARHDLILEAFTAVYEAFPRVVRSGSALGSVKLLVELLADDSAVRKTGPAPLARALVACAGAHTPTGALAVGGPSTVLRVQRLTGPGPHLGISAAAYTTAAAILVVPTIAVAVPWLTELSLLLGL, from the coding sequence ATGAACGCGACCACGGCGCTGTTCTTCGGAACCACAGCGCTTCTCCTCGCCGGTCCGGTGCCGGGGCTGCTCGCCCGCGCCACCTGGCCGCACCGCAACCCCCGGGCCGCACTCGTGCTGTGGCAGTCCGTGGCGCTGGCGGCGGTGCTCTCCGCGTTCTCCTGCGGCCTGGCCATCGCCGCCCGCCTCCTCGCGCCCGGCGCCGACGGCCGACCCACCACCGGCCCCCTCGAGGAGATCGACGCCCTCGGTCTGCCCCTGTGGCTGACCTACGTCATCGTGTTCGCCCTGACCGTGTTCATCGGAGCCCGCCTGACCTTCTCCATGCTGCGCGTCGCGGTGCGCACCCGCCGCCGCCGCTCCCGCCACCGCATGCTCGTCGACCTGCTCGACCGCCGCGAGAGCGGCGCCGCCGTCCGCCACCACCCGCACGTGCGGATCCTCGACACCGCCGACCCCATCGCCTACTGCCTGCCCGGGCTGCGGCACCGGGTGGTGCTCAGCGAAGGCACCCTCGACAACCTCGGCGACGACGAACTGCGCGCGATCCTGCGCCACGAACACTCCCACCTGCGTGCCCGCCACGACCTCATCCTCGAGGCGTTCACCGCCGTCTACGAAGCGTTCCCCCGCGTCGTGCGCTCCGGCTCGGCGCTCGGCTCGGTGAAACTGCTCGTCGAGCTGCTCGCCGACGACTCCGCCGTCCGCAAGACCGGCCCCGCACCGCTGGCCCGCGCCCTCGTCGCCTGCGCCGGCGCCCACACCCCCACCGGCGCCCTCGCCGTCGGCGGACCGAGCACCGTGCTGCGCGTGCAGCGCCTCACCGGACCGGGCCCCCACCTCGGGATCTCCGCCGCCGCCTACACCACCGCCGCCGCCATCCTCGTCGTGCCCACCATCGCCGTGGCGGTGCCCTGGCTCACCGAACTGTCCCTGCTGCTCGGCCTCTGA
- the gndA gene encoding NADP-dependent phosphogluconate dehydrogenase: protein MTVERTETPQAQIGVTGLAVMGSNIARNFARNGYTVALHNRSIAKTDALLAEHGSDGTFVRTETIDEFVAALEKPRRVLIMVKAGDATDAVIDELADAMEPGDIIIDGGNALYTDTIRREAALRARGLHFVGAGISGGEEGALNGPSIMPGGPAESYEALGPLLEKVAAQVDGTPCCTHIGPDGAGHFVKMVHNGIEYADMQLIGEAYHLLRDALGYDAGQIADVFADWNTGTLESYLIEITAEVLRQTDAATGKPLVDVIVDAAEQKGTGRWTVKAALDLGVPVTGIAEAVFARALSGSRDQRAAARGLAAGNLGAAPTDAAQFTEDIRAALYASKIVAYAQGFDQIAAGSAEYGWNVDRAALATIWRGGCIIRAQFLNRIKEAYDADPALPSLILAPYFRDAIEIGIDSWRRVVVTATQLGIPVPAFASSLSYYDGLRADRLPAALTQGQRDFFGAHTYERTDRPGKFHTLWSGDRSEVQA from the coding sequence ATGACCGTCGAACGCACCGAAACACCGCAGGCCCAGATCGGCGTGACCGGACTGGCCGTGATGGGCTCGAACATCGCCCGCAACTTCGCCCGCAACGGCTACACCGTCGCCCTCCACAACCGCAGCATCGCCAAGACCGACGCGTTGCTCGCCGAGCACGGCAGCGACGGCACCTTCGTCCGCACCGAAACCATCGACGAGTTCGTCGCCGCCCTCGAGAAGCCGCGCCGCGTCCTGATCATGGTCAAGGCCGGCGACGCCACCGACGCGGTCATCGACGAGCTCGCCGACGCGATGGAACCCGGCGACATCATCATCGACGGCGGCAACGCCCTCTACACCGACACCATCCGCCGCGAAGCCGCCCTGCGCGCCCGCGGACTGCACTTCGTCGGCGCCGGTATCTCCGGCGGCGAGGAAGGCGCCCTCAACGGCCCGTCGATCATGCCCGGCGGCCCCGCCGAATCGTACGAGGCGCTCGGCCCGCTGCTCGAGAAGGTCGCCGCGCAGGTCGACGGCACCCCCTGCTGCACCCACATCGGTCCCGACGGCGCCGGCCACTTCGTGAAAATGGTGCACAACGGCATCGAATACGCCGACATGCAGCTCATCGGCGAGGCCTACCACCTGCTGCGCGACGCCCTCGGCTACGACGCCGGGCAGATCGCCGACGTCTTCGCCGACTGGAACACCGGCACCCTCGAGTCCTATCTCATCGAGATCACCGCTGAGGTGCTGCGCCAGACCGACGCCGCCACCGGCAAGCCCCTCGTCGACGTCATCGTCGACGCCGCCGAACAGAAGGGCACCGGCCGCTGGACCGTCAAGGCCGCCCTCGACCTCGGCGTCCCCGTCACCGGCATCGCCGAAGCGGTCTTCGCCCGCGCCCTGTCCGGCTCCCGCGACCAGCGCGCCGCCGCCCGCGGCCTCGCCGCCGGCAACCTCGGCGCCGCCCCCACCGACGCCGCGCAGTTCACCGAGGACATCCGCGCCGCCCTGTACGCGTCGAAGATCGTCGCCTACGCGCAGGGCTTCGACCAGATCGCCGCCGGCAGCGCCGAATACGGCTGGAACGTCGACCGCGCCGCGCTCGCGACGATCTGGCGCGGCGGCTGCATCATCCGCGCCCAGTTCCTCAACCGCATCAAGGAGGCCTACGACGCCGATCCGGCCCTGCCCAGCCTGATCCTCGCGCCGTACTTCCGGGACGCCATCGAGATCGGCATCGACAGCTGGCGTCGCGTGGTGGTCACCGCCACCCAGCTCGGCATCCCCGTCCCGGCGTTCGCGTCGTCGCTGTCCTATTACGACGGACTGCGCGCCGACCGGCTGCCCGCCGCCCTCACCCAGGGCCAGCGCGACTTCTTCGGTGCCCACACCTACGAGCGCACCGACCGCCCCGGCAAGTTCCACACCCTGTGGAGCGGGGACCGCTCCGAAGTGCAGGCCTGA
- a CDS encoding DMT family transporter has product MTGTAVAVLCALAAAALIAVGSVAQQSSAAAVPDTDSLVGSLLRSPRWWAGILGDGGSYVLQVIALVFGSVLLVQPLLVASLLFALPLAAATTGRRVTRTTWLLAGALCAALAIFLLVGNPSEGTGDAAAVRWALPLGSVLAVTAAAVVVALLSPRLRALSFGIAAGILYGVTSAFTKHVTDLAEDGIGPLLTSWQTWTLVAAGAAAIYLQQRAFQAGSLTASLPALTVGEPLAAIVLGMTVLGEHLRTDGPGRILVGAAVVVMLVTTVALSRAQAADTPAETAATPDPAPPPETPRRR; this is encoded by the coding sequence ATGACGGGCACGGCAGTCGCCGTCCTGTGTGCGCTCGCCGCCGCCGCGCTCATCGCGGTCGGCAGTGTCGCGCAACAGAGTTCGGCCGCTGCCGTGCCCGACACCGACTCGCTCGTCGGTTCGCTGCTGCGCAGCCCCCGCTGGTGGGCGGGGATCCTCGGCGACGGCGGCAGCTACGTCCTGCAGGTGATCGCGCTCGTGTTCGGGTCGGTGCTGCTCGTCCAGCCCCTGCTCGTCGCGTCGCTGCTGTTCGCGTTGCCGCTCGCCGCCGCCACCACCGGCCGCCGCGTCACCCGCACCACCTGGCTGCTCGCCGGCGCATTGTGCGCGGCGCTGGCGATCTTCCTGCTCGTCGGCAACCCCAGCGAAGGCACCGGTGACGCCGCCGCCGTCCGCTGGGCGCTGCCGCTCGGGTCGGTACTCGCCGTCACCGCCGCCGCCGTCGTCGTCGCCCTGCTCTCACCGCGGTTACGGGCGCTGTCGTTCGGGATCGCCGCCGGCATCCTCTACGGCGTGACCAGCGCGTTCACCAAACACGTCACCGACCTCGCCGAAGACGGCATCGGCCCCCTGCTCACCTCGTGGCAGACCTGGACGCTCGTCGCCGCCGGCGCCGCCGCGATCTACCTGCAGCAACGCGCCTTCCAGGCCGGATCGCTCACCGCATCGCTGCCCGCCCTGACTGTCGGGGAACCGCTCGCCGCGATCGTGCTCGGCATGACCGTGCTCGGTGAACACCTGCGCACCGACGGCCCCGGACGGATCCTCGTCGGCGCCGCGGTCGTCGTGATGCTCGTGACCACCGTGGCGCTCTCGCGCGCCCAGGCCGCCGACACCCCCGCCGAGACCGCGGCTACGCCCGACCCAGCACCGCCACCAGAAACTCCGCGTCGTCGCTGA
- a CDS encoding class I SAM-dependent methyltransferase codes for MSGGEGPEHGGSGERVPSRWEEIVAENPAHSSWYVERFRTMVAQGQDTVGEARLIDAMVPRGARILDAGCGPGRLGGYLHRAGHRVVGVDVDPVLIAAAEEDHPGPEWLVGDLAELDLPARGVDADFDVIVCAGNVMTFVAPSTRVAVLRNFAAHLAPQGRAVIGFGAGREYPFEEFFADAQQAGLAVQVRLSTWDLRPFSDDAEFLVAVLGRA; via the coding sequence ATGAGCGGCGGCGAGGGTCCGGAACACGGCGGCAGCGGCGAGCGGGTGCCGAGCCGGTGGGAGGAGATCGTGGCGGAGAATCCGGCGCATTCGTCGTGGTACGTCGAACGGTTCCGCACGATGGTTGCTCAGGGGCAGGACACCGTCGGGGAGGCCCGGTTGATCGATGCGATGGTGCCGCGCGGGGCACGGATCCTCGATGCCGGGTGTGGACCGGGCCGGCTCGGCGGCTATCTGCACCGGGCCGGGCACCGTGTGGTGGGGGTGGATGTCGATCCGGTGCTGATCGCGGCGGCGGAGGAGGATCATCCGGGGCCGGAATGGCTGGTCGGGGATCTGGCCGAGCTGGATCTGCCGGCCCGCGGTGTCGACGCCGACTTCGATGTGATCGTGTGCGCGGGGAATGTGATGACCTTCGTGGCGCCGTCGACCCGAGTGGCGGTGCTGCGCAATTTCGCGGCGCATCTGGCGCCGCAGGGCCGGGCGGTGATCGGTTTCGGGGCGGGCCGCGAGTATCCGTTCGAGGAGTTCTTCGCCGACGCGCAGCAGGCGGGTCTGGCGGTGCAGGTGCGGCTCTCGACCTGGGATCTGCGGCCGTTCAGCGACGACGCGGAGTTTCTGGTGGCGGTGCTGGGTCGGGCGTAG
- a CDS encoding hemolysin family protein has translation MSVLLDIAALLGFVALTAGTALFVAAEFSLTALERSAVDAHAHDGDRRARQVQHAHRTLSFQLSGAQLGITITTLITGYLAEPILAQFFTPLFDAIGLSTSVAATVSLVLALLIATSFSMVFGELVPKNIAIARPMGTARATAGLQLAFSLLFRWAILGLNGAANHIVRRLGIEPAEELRSARSPQELGSLVRASARSGTLDEHTARLVYRSLQFGDRTAEDLMTPRSTVESLDRNATVLDLIELSARTGYSRFPIVDGDLDAPLGVVHVKHAFTVPGPARGTTAVGALARRVPTVPSSLDGDTVMERVRSDGMQVALVVDEYGGTAGLITMEDLVEEIVGDVRDEHDETELDAHREGDGWSCTGLLRTDELAQLTGYRAPDGDYETLAGLILTELGRIPEVDDEIQLPLRRGERDLTWYARILEMDGHRIDRVLLVPGAAPDPENPDGDSDGDRDDSDDAPAADEGGERR, from the coding sequence ATGTCCGTCCTGCTCGATATCGCCGCCCTCCTCGGCTTCGTGGCGCTCACCGCAGGCACCGCCCTGTTCGTCGCCGCCGAGTTCTCCCTGACCGCCCTCGAACGCAGCGCCGTCGACGCGCACGCCCACGACGGCGACCGACGCGCCCGGCAGGTCCAGCACGCGCACCGCACCCTGTCGTTCCAGCTGTCCGGCGCCCAGCTCGGCATCACCATCACCACACTGATCACCGGCTATCTCGCCGAACCGATCCTCGCGCAGTTCTTCACCCCGCTGTTCGACGCGATCGGCCTGAGCACCTCCGTCGCCGCAACCGTCTCGCTGGTCCTCGCGCTGCTCATCGCCACCTCCTTCTCCATGGTCTTCGGCGAACTGGTCCCCAAGAACATCGCCATCGCCCGGCCCATGGGCACCGCCCGCGCCACCGCCGGCCTCCAACTGGCGTTCTCGCTGCTGTTCCGCTGGGCCATCCTCGGACTCAACGGCGCCGCCAACCACATCGTGCGGCGCCTCGGCATCGAACCGGCCGAGGAACTGCGCTCGGCGCGTTCCCCGCAGGAACTCGGGTCGCTGGTGCGCGCCTCGGCCCGCAGCGGCACCCTCGACGAGCACACCGCCCGCCTGGTCTACCGCTCCCTGCAGTTCGGGGACCGCACCGCCGAGGACCTCATGACCCCGCGCAGCACCGTCGAGAGCCTCGACCGCAACGCCACCGTCCTCGACCTCATCGAACTGTCCGCCCGCACCGGCTACTCACGCTTCCCGATCGTCGACGGCGACCTCGACGCCCCTCTCGGCGTCGTGCACGTCAAGCACGCATTCACCGTGCCCGGCCCGGCGCGCGGCACCACCGCCGTCGGCGCCCTCGCCCGCCGCGTGCCCACCGTGCCGTCCAGCCTCGACGGCGACACCGTCATGGAACGGGTGCGCTCGGACGGCATGCAGGTCGCGCTCGTCGTCGACGAATACGGCGGCACCGCCGGACTGATCACCATGGAGGACCTCGTCGAGGAGATCGTCGGCGACGTCCGCGACGAACACGACGAGACCGAACTCGACGCCCACCGCGAGGGGGACGGCTGGTCGTGCACGGGTCTGCTGCGCACCGACGAGCTCGCCCAGCTCACCGGCTACCGCGCCCCCGACGGCGACTACGAGACCCTCGCCGGACTGATCCTCACCGAACTCGGCCGCATCCCCGAGGTCGACGACGAGATCCAGCTGCCGCTGCGCCGCGGCGAACGCGACCTCACCTGGTACGCGCGCATCCTCGAGATGGACGGACACCGCATCGACCGGGTGCTGCTCGTCCCCGGCGCCGCCCCCGACCCCGAGAACCCCGACGGCGACAGCGATGGGGACAGGGACGACAGCGACGACGCCCCCGCTGCCGACGAGGGTGGTGAGCGTCGATGA
- a CDS encoding hemolysin family protein — translation MSDWFAIVLAVLLLAGNAFFVGAEFSLITVRRDRLETLLAQGKTRARTVIHAGEHLSLMLAGSQLGITICSILLGRVAEPAIAHLIEVPLHAAGVPDALLHPIAFTIGLTIVVVLHILLGEMVPKNIAIAGPERAAMLLVPIHLLFMRPARPVIAFYNLCANATLRAAHIDPKDELDTSVSAVELTEMIGESRSEGLLDAEEHKRLTRALATGDRTVADVMIPLARVRTVPHTGAGPTLGDVEHAVTTTGFSRYPTRRPDGTITGYVHIKDVLDLVREQSTGPETVIPTAVIRKLPAIGIGDGLDEALAALRRNNAHLAGVTDTTGTLRGIVALEDLVEEFVGTVRDATHRVADPLGNRPRTTAPRSTEREP, via the coding sequence ATGAGCGACTGGTTCGCGATCGTCCTCGCCGTGCTGCTGCTCGCCGGCAACGCCTTCTTCGTCGGCGCCGAGTTCTCCCTCATCACCGTCCGCCGCGACCGCCTCGAGACACTGCTCGCCCAGGGCAAGACCCGCGCCCGCACCGTCATCCACGCCGGCGAACACCTCTCGCTCATGCTCGCCGGCTCCCAGCTCGGCATCACGATCTGCTCGATCCTGCTCGGCCGCGTCGCCGAACCGGCCATCGCGCACCTGATCGAGGTGCCCCTGCATGCGGCCGGGGTGCCCGACGCGCTGCTGCACCCCATCGCGTTCACCATCGGGCTCACGATCGTGGTGGTGCTGCACATCCTGCTCGGCGAGATGGTGCCGAAGAACATCGCCATCGCCGGCCCGGAACGCGCCGCGATGCTGCTCGTGCCGATCCACCTACTGTTCATGCGACCCGCCCGGCCGGTCATCGCGTTCTACAACCTGTGCGCCAACGCCACCCTGCGCGCGGCGCACATCGACCCGAAGGACGAACTCGACACCTCCGTCTCCGCCGTGGAGCTCACCGAGATGATCGGTGAATCCCGCTCCGAGGGGCTGCTCGACGCGGAGGAACACAAGCGCCTCACCCGTGCTCTGGCCACCGGCGACCGCACCGTCGCCGACGTGATGATCCCGCTCGCCCGGGTGCGCACCGTCCCGCACACCGGCGCGGGCCCGACCCTCGGCGACGTCGAGCACGCGGTCACCACCACCGGCTTCTCCCGGTATCCCACGCGCCGACCCGACGGCACGATCACCGGCTATGTGCACATCAAGGACGTGCTCGATCTGGTGCGGGAACAGTCCACCGGTCCCGAGACCGTCATCCCTACCGCGGTGATCCGGAAGCTGCCGGCCATCGGGATCGGCGACGGTCTCGACGAGGCGCTGGCCGCGCTGCGCCGCAACAACGCGCATCTGGCCGGGGTGACCGACACCACCGGAACGCTGCGGGGCATCGTCGCGCTCGAGGACCTCGTGGAAGAGTTCGTCGGGACGGTCCGCGACGCCACCCACCGGGTCGCGGATCCGCTGGGCAACCGCCCCCGCACGACCGCACCCCGATCGACCGAACGAGAACCATGA
- a CDS encoding 3-methyladenine DNA glycosylase gives MTRSPSVTDRPAILAETEWTARRDAHHAVVDELLAGHLERRATGRGHPVHDFLFTYYSLRPSQLRRWHPGYGTVLLGAAAVRGYRDHPGYERVTVDGQPGVRVGREVLDRRADTVDFVAGLLTATASRPPQLGCFGLHEWAMVYRAGVDGVRHSSVPLRLGHTGTDTVVESMQLRCTHYDAFRFFTPDAVPRNATELTRDQQVRSEQPGCLHAGMDLYKWAYKLLPLTDSELTVRCLRHASAARELDMRASPYDLEDYGYSPIRIETAAGRAQYVREQSALTRRAAALREELVNRCTALQAHRTTAPDTTGG, from the coding sequence ATGACCCGCTCCCCGTCCGTGACCGACCGCCCGGCGATCCTGGCCGAGACCGAATGGACCGCGCGGCGCGACGCCCACCACGCCGTCGTGGACGAGCTGCTCGCCGGGCATCTCGAACGACGCGCCACCGGGCGCGGCCACCCGGTGCACGACTTCCTGTTCACCTACTACAGCCTGCGGCCGAGCCAGCTGCGGCGCTGGCATCCCGGTTACGGCACCGTGCTGCTCGGCGCGGCCGCGGTGCGCGGCTACCGCGACCATCCGGGCTACGAGCGGGTCACCGTCGACGGGCAGCCGGGGGTGCGGGTGGGCCGGGAGGTGCTCGACCGGCGCGCCGACACCGTCGACTTCGTCGCGGGGCTGCTCACCGCGACGGCCTCCCGGCCGCCGCAGCTCGGCTGCTTCGGATTGCACGAGTGGGCGATGGTGTACCGGGCGGGGGTCGACGGGGTGCGGCATTCGTCGGTGCCGTTGCGGCTCGGCCACACCGGAACCGACACGGTGGTGGAATCAATGCAGCTTCGATGCACCCATTACGATGCGTTCCGGTTCTTCACCCCCGACGCCGTCCCGCGCAACGCCACCGAACTGACCCGCGACCAGCAGGTGCGCAGCGAGCAACCCGGCTGCCTGCACGCCGGCATGGACCTGTACAAGTGGGCCTACAAGCTGCTGCCGTTGACGGATTCGGAGCTGACGGTGCGGTGCCTGCGACACGCGTCCGCAGCCCGTGAATTGGATATGCGGGCAAGCCCGTATGATCTCGAGGACTACGGCTACTCGCCCATCAGGATCGAGACTGCCGCCGGACGCGCACAGTACGTCCGCGAGCAGTCGGCGCTCACCCGTCGCGCCGCAGCTCTGAGAGAAGAGCTGGTGAATCGATGTACCGCCCTGCAGGCGCACAGAACCACTGCGCCCGATACTACTGGCGGGTAA